The Methanobacterium sp. genomic interval GGCGGAGAAATTATAATAGATACCGATGATCCTATAGAAATCTGTGAAAGAATTGCAGAAATAATAAATGCAGCTAAAAAACATGGTGAAATATTCATCGCATGTGGAGGAGATGGTCTTGGCTCCCTGATCAACTTTGTGGCAAATAAAGAAGGTGTAAATGCTATTTTTACCTGTCATAATGAGAAAATAATAAGAATTCCTGTTTTAAAATTAGATTTATCCAAAACAAGACTAAAAATCCTGGAATTTTTGTCTTCTGAAGACCTAACTGCGGCTGAAATAGGACAAAAAGCTGATATATCACGTGCTATGGTCTATAAACATTTAGCAGGGCTCATGGATATGGGACTTGTAGAAAAATCAAGATTTTTTGAAAAATTCGCCATTACAGAAGCAGGGAAAATTGCAGTTATATAAAAAAAGTGATTCAAAATAAGTATTTATATATATTATTAATTAAAAATAAGGTTATTATTCTACAGGATATTCAATACGGAGCTTGTATCCTGCTTTTTCACTAAGCAGCACTGTTCCTGGGATGAATTGATTTTCATATTCTTCCACAATTTTGGACATGTTCTCATAAGATTCATATTTGTCATCCACAAGTCCCTTCTTTACAAGGATCATATATCTTATTTTCATTATTTCATCTTTTAATTTTTCCATTATATCACCAAAATATCCTAACTTTGTAAACAAAATTTAAAGATATTGTAACCATAGTAATAAAGTATTGAAACTACTATATAAATATTATCAATAATTTGATTAAAAAATGAATTTTTATCCATCATAACAGGTATATTATATGAACAAAATTAACTATTTTAAATGAAAAAATAAACATTTCTTTATAAATACTATCATTATTACATTTTATTACATTAATTGTTCTATTTTCTTTCAATAATTGGATCATTGTCCAAAAAACATGAACATATATCAATATAATGCAAATATTTATATACATTGTTTATTCAATATTAATTTAGTAAAAAATTTAATAAGGGATATAATGGGCACAATACTTAAGAATATGTCGGTTGAAAGAGTTCCGGGGAAAATGGTAAAATCTGTTGTTGAAACACTTCAAAAAGAGGGATACAGTGTAAAAACTAACCTACAAAGACATCCTAATGGAATTTCAGGAGTAATTCCTATTAAATTCGGCAGATATATTCCAGATATATTCGCATTTCGTGGAATAAATGATATTTTAGTTGTGGAATTTGAAACATGTACCGATATTCTATCACCTGAAGTTGAAAATAAGTGGAAATTTCTGGCTTCTAAATCCTGTTTTAATCTTCACTTAATAGTTCCTTTTGGCTGTAAAGAAAA includes:
- a CDS encoding ArsR family transcriptional regulator translates to MRTLITNLKGQCLFNVSMKTQAEGLILISDKHHRKTELDKFIKGGEIIIDTDDPIEICERIAEIINAAKKHGEIFIACGGDGLGSLINFVANKEGVNAIFTCHNEKIIRIPVLKLDLSKTRLKILEFLSSEDLTAAEIGQKADISRAMVYKHLAGLMDMGLVEKSRFFEKFAITEAGKIAVI